The nucleotide window CAGCGTGCGCCATGATCCGTCTCTATAAAATACCAATAATCTGCACCTCAAAAGAAAGTGCCTGCCCCGCTAACGGGTGATTAAAATCAAAGAGCGCTCCGCTGGCGTCAATTTCTTTTAAGACACCCGCATAACGCCCACCGCTGGGGGCATTGAATTCAATCAAATCTCCCGGCACAAACTCATCGCTACTCACGCCATGGTCACGCAAAGCGGCCAACGTTACTTTTTGAATCAGCTCCGGATTGCGCACCCCAAAAGCCTGCTCCGGCATTAGCCGAAAGGTAGAGTGGCTTCCTGCCTTCATTCTAAGCAAAATAGCCTCAAGCGGTGGTGCGATCTGACCAGCTCCTAATAATAAAGTAGCCGGCCGATCACCGAAAGTATTCACGATATCCGCACCATCCGCTAACGAGAGGCGATAATGCAACGTAACGTGCGAGCCTTGCTTCACTTCAGAAAGATTAATTAGGGTCATGCGATGCTAAATCAATATTTATCAAACCGGCGGCCCAAAAACAGCGCCGTAAAACACAAAAAAACGGTATTGTAAGCGACTTAGCTCAGATGAGACAGTTAACCTCCCAAAGGGGGCACGCCATCCGCACTTGGCCCAATAGCGAGCGTCCGCGCGAAAAACTCGCTCACGCCGGTCCCGCCGCTTTGTCTGATGCCGAGCTGCTCGCCATTTTTTTACGCGTTGGAGTCACCGGACAAAGTGCGGTTGACCTTGGCCACACATTAATTCGTCATTTTGGTTCGCTACGCGCTTTATTAAACGCTTCACGCACAGATCTTGAAGCCGTGCACGGAATGGGTCCCGCCAAAATTGCTCAACTTCATGCCATCAGCGAGCTCATCCAACGCGCGTTAGCCGAGCAATTACGAAATAACACCTATCTTGAGTCGCCTACGGCCGTACGAAATTATTTAAAATTGCTGATCGGCGCACGTCCTTATGAAGTTTTTGTTTGCTTATATCTTGATGCACGCCATCGGCTGATTCGGGCGGAAGAATCCGCCCGCGGCACGTTAACCCAGACCGTTGTCTATCCACGTGAAATCGCCAAACAAGCATTGCTATTAAACGCAGCGTCGTTGATCGTAGCGCATAACCACCCATCAGGCACTGTAGCCGCAAGCCCGGCCGACCAGCACTTGACTCAACAACTACAAACCGTGTTGGCGCTATTTGATATAAAATTGCTGGATCACTTTATCGTCGCCTCTAATGCGATTTTATCGTTTTCTGAAAAAGGCTGGATATGACTCTCTCTTTTTCCATGTAATGACTAGCAAGATCCAGCTCTTGCAGCCCAAAATCTCAACCTGTAGTAGCAAAATCCAAACTCGTAACCGCAAAATTCAGATTTTGTATGCTAGAATCCGGCCTTTCGATTTTTATTTTGCAACACGCTGTAGCGATTGTTACCGCGTAGAATCTAGCGTACCAGGAGTGCTCAATGGCACGAAAATGTAAGGTAACTGGGAAAGGGCCAATGGTTGGCAACAACGTTTCCCATGCCAATAATAGAACAAAACGCCGCTATTTACCGAATTTGCAGTATCGCCGCATCTGGGTAGAAAGCGAGAATCGCGAAGTGCGACTGCGCATCTCGAATGCCGCATTACGCCTGATCGACAAGAAAGGAATTGATGTCGTGCTCGCTGATTTACGCGCACGTGGCGAAATTTAAAGGATAAATCATGGCTAAAGGCGGACGCGAAAAGATTAAGCTGGCATCATCGGCCGGCACAGGTCATTTTTATACCACGACAAAGAACAAACGCACAAAACCAGGAAAGATCGAACTCATGAAATTCGATCCTGTCGTGCGCAAGCATGTTTCTTATACAGAAACTAAGCTGAAATAGACGGTTTCAGACGACCTGATATACCCAAACCCCGCCCAGCGCTGCTTAGATTCTTTTGTAGTGGCTGTGCGGGGTTTTTGCTGCAAGTGGCTGGCAGATGTCAAACCGCGAAAAATCTTCCAACCCATTAAATTTCGATGTTGTCATCGTAGGCAGCGGCTTGGCTGGCTTAAGTGCAGCCCTGAAGCTCGCCGATACTTTGCGTGTTGCGGTCATCGCTAAACGCTCGCTACACGATAGCGCGAGCGACTGGGCGCAAGGCGGGATTGCCGCTGCGCTGGATTCCGCGGATAGTATCGAAAACCACGTACAAGACACGCTGATTGCCGGCGGTGGCCTATGTAATGAAAACCTTACCCGCTTTATCCTCGAACGGGGCGAATTAGCCATCAAATGGCTGCTCGAACAAGGCGTGCCTTTTACACGCGATGTGACCAGCGAGCTGGGCTTTCACTTAACGCGCGAAGGCGGCCATAGCCACCGAAGAATTATGCACGCCGCAGATGCAACCGGCCATGCGGTCGTGTCCACTCTGGCTCAGCGGGTACGGACACATCCTAATATAACGCTACTTGAAGAACATTTTGCGATTGACATCATTACTTCCGCCCCGTTTGGCGCACCTGGGCGGCGTTGTGATGGCCTATACGTACTCGATATACGCAATGGACACACGCTCACCCTACAAGCGCGGCATACCGTGCTCGCCACGGGTGGCGCAGGCAAAGTCTATCTTTATACCACCAACCCTGACACAGCAACCGGCGACGGCATCGCCATCGCCTGGCGGGCAGGCTGCCGGGTTGCCAATATGGAATTTATCCAGTTCCATCCCACCTGCTTGTATCACCCCTATGCAAAGTCATTTTTAATTAGCGAGGCCGTGCGCGGCGAAGGGGGGGTGCTTAAACTCCCCGCCCATGACGGCAACGGTCTACGCTTTATGCCCAAGCACGATGCGCGCGCAGAACTTGCGCCACGCGATATTGTGGCACGCGCCATTGATTTTGAAATTAAAAAACACGGCATCGACTATGTTCATCTCGATATTAGCCACCAGCCCCCCGAATTTTTACGCGCGCATTTTCCAACCATTCTCTCGCGCTGCCTAGAATTTGGCATCGACATTACACATCAACCCATTCCAGTGGTGCCGGCGGCGCATTACACATGTGGCGGCGTCGTTACGGATGCCTTTGGACGCACCGATATTGCTGGGCTTTTTGCCGTGGGAGAAACCGCTTACACGGGTTTACATGGCGCTAACCGGCTAGCGAGCAACTCTCTACTGGAATGCGTCGTCATGGCTCACTCCAGCGCATCTGCAATTCAAGCGGATTTTGTTGACCATGCATACCATCCCAATACTCCCTTACCGACCTGGGATGAAAGCCGCGTGACAGATCCAGATGAAGAAGTGGTGATTACCCATAACTGGGACGAATTACGCCGACTGATGTGGAACTATGTTGGGATCGTCCGCACAGATAAACGTTTATCGCGCGCCAAGCATAGAATTGCGCTATTGCGCAGTGAAATTGATGAATACTATGCTAATTTCCGCATTAGCCGGGACTTGCTCGAATTACGCAACCTCGTCGAGGTCGCTGCGCTGATTGTAGAAAGTGCGTGCTTGCGGCGCGAAAGCCGCGGCCTACATTTTAGCCGCGATTGGCCTGAGCAGTTAGCTGAAGCACTACCAACGACATTAGTGCGGCAGCGTTGACACAATATAAATTTGTGTTTTAATTAAATAAAATATGTGGCATTCCGCTAGCCATTCCCCGCGCTAGCTGATAACCTCATATATTGCCGTTCTAATTGATTAATTTCCTCAACATCCTTTTTGATTATACTTTCCCTTTCTTTAATCTTGCTTGCATGAAGATCAATACCTCTATTCAGATCATTCATATAATTCTTTGCATGGACGTATTTTAGCAATTTATTCTCACCAAATAATTTGGGTAGGCTACCGACGACTGCATCAAGCTTCCTCTCCCCCCAGACCATCCTAGATGAATGCTTTTTCAAGGCAGCCTTATCTTTTCTTATCTTACTGTCAAGACCTCTTATATCCTTTTCTATTTTTTTAAGATTTTCCAAGATTCCGGCATTTGCTTTCTGAGAAACTCTCCCCCCATGAAGGTTATGCCGTTGATTTATTTCTCCAGCATTAACGATATTGGAAGAAGATATTTCGCCGCGTAAGCCTACTCCACGAATAGTCATAAATAGCCACCCAAATTAAAGTTAAGTTAATGATTCATGATTTTTACATGTTCGATTTGATTAGAAGGTATTGAAGCGAAATTCGCCTATATTTTCCGTAGCCATCTTCTGACTCAAGCCCATTTTTATTTTTACATCATGTCGCTTGCGCTGTTGCAGCTAGATGGAAGAGCGCCTACTAGCCACTCTTCATGCTACCTGCTGATAGCCGTATATATTGTTGTTTTAATTGATTCCTTTCCTCCACATTCTGTTTAATCGTTTGCCGCATATCTCTAATCTCGTTCGAATAAGCACTAACCTCCTCGTTCAGATTACTCAAATAGCTCTTTGAAAGAACGTATTTTCGCAATTCATTCCCACCAAATAACTTTGGTAATTTACTGGAGACTTCATAAGAATCCTCTTTTGAAGTCTCCATATTTAATAAATCTGCTCTCAAGACTTTTCTAGTTTCTTTTATTTCATTACTAAGATGTTCGATACGATTTCTTAATAATTCTTTAAGACCTGCCAAAGCTCCAACCCCTGTTTCCTCAGGAGTACCGCTCACATTGGCAATATGTCGTTGATTTACTTCTCCAGTATTAACAATACTGGGATTGGGAATTTCGCAACGCAAATTATTTTCTGTACGAGTAGCCATAAATGATCGCCTAGATTAAGTTAAATAACTATTCGTCATTTTTACACGGAAAATTTGATGAGCAGGTATGAACACGAAATCCGCGTATATTTTCCGAAATTATCTTCCTACTCAATCCCACTCTCTGTTTTTAATCATATTGTTGCTTGAGAGAGGCATGTTTACGCAGCGAAAGTACCCTTATACCTCACTAGATTTACACAGCGCCAATAACCCGTAAAGAGTAGTCCGTTGCCTGCAAATGCTTTGTCAATGCACCGATTGAAATGCGATCAACCCCTATTTCCGCAATCGCGCGCACGGTATCTAAATCCACCCCGCCCGATACCTCTAGCACAGCACGGCCAGCATTGACGAGCACGGCTTCATGCAGTTCATCGAGGGTAAAGTTATCCAACAAAATTAACCGCGCTTGTGCGCCCAGTGCCTCTGCCAGTTGCGCCAATGTTTCAACTTCAATTTGAACCGGCACGGGCAGCTGCAACGCACGGGCGGCAGCAAGCGCCTGGGTGATGCCGCCTGCTGCGGCAATATGATTTTCTTTAATTAGGATACCGTCATATAATGCCAGCCGCTGGTTCTCGCCCCCGCCAACCCGGACTGCATATTTTTGCGCAAGCCGTAGGCCTGGTAGCGTTTTACGCGTATCAAAAATACGTGCTCGCGTACCGACAATAGCGTTAACATACTGCCGTGTCGCGCTGGCAACGCCTGAGAGCAACTGCAAAAAATTGAGCGCAGCTCGTTCGCCCGTGAGTAATGCGCGCAGCGGTCCGCGTACTATGCAAACCTCATCATTAGCCCGCATCAGTTCACCTTCCTGATAACGCCATTCGAGCTTGATATTTGGATCAAGCTGGCGCATCACTTCTACAAACCAGGGAGTACCGCACAGTACCGCGGCTTCACGCACAATAATGCGCGCTACGCCAAGCTGCTGAGCATCAAGTAAAAGGCCGGTTTGATCTTGAGGGCCAATGTCCTCTTGCAACGCATTGGCCACATTGTGTACCAACGCCTGCTCAAATAATTCACCATATTCGGTACGGATTGCGTCTGGCGTCATGTTGCAAAGGAAAAGGGGGGCATTGCGCCTAAAAGAGGATTTTTGTAGCAGATGACTTAGGCCGGCCCAACCTGAGCGAATAACTCACCATCACGCGCGAGATCGCCGCTAGCGCGCACGGTGCTCTGGCGGCGCGCGGCAAAATCAAGCATACGATCAATTGGCAAGCGCGCGCGCGCAGCAATCTCGACTTCAACATGAATTTCGTTATGTCCATGCTCAAGCACATCGGCCAAATTGGCAAGCCCATTCATTGCCATCCACGGGCAATGGGCACAACTTTTGCAGGTTGCACTATGGCCCGCTGTAGGCGCCGCAATAAAATGCTTCATAGGGGCTGCTGCGCGCATTTTATGCAAAATGCCTAAATCAGTAGCCACGATAAATTCAGTTGCATCAAGCTTTTGAGCCGCAGCAATTAATTGCGTTGTCGAGCCGACCACATCAGCCTGCGCCACGACTGCCGCGGGCGACTCTGGATGCACGAGGACTTTAGCCTGCGGGTATTCAGCGCGTAGCAGTTCTAACTCAACGCCTTTAAATTCGTCATGCACCACGCATGAGCCTTGCCAAAGCAACATATCAGCGCCGGTTTTTTGCTGGATATATTGACCCAGATGGCGATCCGGCGCCCACAGAATTTTTTCTCCTTGACGATGCAACTCAGCGACGATGTCTAAGCCAATGGATGAGGTCACCATCCAATCCGCGCGCGCTTTAACCGCAGCGCTCGTATTAGCGTACACCACTACTGTGCGCTCTGGGTGAGTTGCGCAAAAAGCTGAGAATTCATCTGCTGGGCAACCCAAATCTAGCGAACAGGTTGCATCCAGATCAGGCATCAGTACGCGCTTGTCTGGGCTTAAGATCTTAGCCGTTTCACCCATAAAACGTACCCCAGCTACGACTAAAGTACGCGCCGGATGGTCGCGGCCAAAACGAGCCATTTCCAGTGAATCCGCCACACAGCCACCGGTTTCGTCAGCCAACTCCTGCAATTGAGCATCCACATAATAATGCGCAACCAACACCGCTTGCTCGCGCACCAGTAAGGCACGGATCCGCTCTTTTAACGCGCGTTGCTCAGCCGGGGTAGGCGTGGCAGGCAAGCGCGCCCACGCTTGCCCTGTGCCACAAACGGCGCCTTGCATGTGTGGGTGATCAAAATCAACGGCCTTAATGGCTTGCGGTGATGAAGAGTGCATTTCTATGAATAACTGCGTAGGCGTAGCGAAAAATCGTGTAAAGCTTGAATGCCGCTTCCTTCAGCCCGGCGACACCAAGTTTGTAGCTGCTGTAAAAGTTGCTCGCGGGAAGCATTGGAGCGCTCCCAAATCGCCGCCAGCTCGCTTTGCAATTCATGAAATGTACGCAAGGCATTGCTATGCGCCAAAATTTGCGGCAACTCTTTTTGAAGTTTTTCAAGGCGCGCACCCTCATCATGAAACCATTTACGCGCACTTTTAACCAATAAGTATTTTTCTTTAGCGCCAAACTCTTTAAGGTACGCCAATTCATGCCGGTAAGCGCGCTTTATCACCTGGGCGTAACGCGCCATCACGTCATAGCGATTGGCCAAGACGGCATGCAAAGTTTCAAGGTCCAGCGCTGGTTTGCCCCGTTTAAGTTTAGGAACAGGCGCCACTTTTTTGACTTTAGCTAACCGCAACGCAGACAGGATACGAATATACATCCAGCCAATGTCAAACTCATACCATTTATTAGAGAGTTTAGCCGAGGTAGCAAAAGTATGATGATTGTTATGCAATTCTTCACCGCCAATAATGATCCCTAATGGGAAGATATTGGTGCTTGCATCAGCGCAATCGAAATTACGATAGCCCCAATAGTGAGCCAGTCCATTGACCACGCCCGCGGCCCAAAACGGCACCCAAATCATCTGCACCGCCCACACCGACACACCCACCACGCCAAAAAGCGCAATATTGATCATCATCATCAATGAAACGCCCAGCACTGAATGCTTTGCATAGATATTGCGCTCGAGCCAATCATTTGGCGTGCCATGGCTATATTTGCTCACCGTTTCTTGATTTTTTGCTTCCGCTCGGTACAACTCAGCGCCTTCTAGCAACACTTTCCAGATACCGCGCCGTTGCGGGCTGTGCGGATCTTCATCGGTTTCACATTTGGCATGATGTTTACGGTGAATCGCGGCCCATTGGCCGGTCACCATACCTGTCGTGAGCCATAACCAGCAACGGAAAAAATGGCTCACGATTGGGTGTAGGTCAAGCGCGCGGTGGGCTTGGCAACGGTGCAGGTAAACTGTCACCCCGATAATGGTTATATGCGTGACAACCAATGCATAAGCAGCAATCTGCCAATACGACCAACGCAATAGACCGTGAGAGAAAAAATCAAGCAAAGCGTGCAACAAAATGGCCGCCTCCCATTAAAAAATAAAAAACACTCGCTCAGCGCTACCCAAAATTCAACGGCTAAAACCCCGCTAAAGCGGCGCGACCGGCGTATTCTATCCTATCTGGCAGGTGTGCCGTTCACCTAAGCTAGACACGCCTAGATGTAAGCTGAGGTCCTATATCAGTAGCATATCCTCAGTCTATGAAGATCGCTGCGTAGAACTTCGTCTGAACTCCCGCTTCCGAATGATTAGAGGAGAAACTCAGCCAGCCGTTCTTGATTACGCCCCTTTTTGCGCCACCAATTTATGATATTTCTCAAGTAACTGTGCGCGCGTTTCAGTATATTCAGGGTTCAGTGGAATACATTCCACCGGGCATACTTGTTGACACTGCGGTTCGTCAAAGTGTCCGACGCATTCAGTGCATTTGTTCGGGTCGATCACGTAGATCTCGGTTCCCATTGAAATCGCATTATTTGGACATTCTGGCTCGCAAACATCGCAATTAATACATTCTTCAGTAATCTTTAACGCCATAAACTTATCCACGCGCCAGTTGCTACTGGCTATTGCAATCCACCTCGGTCGCCAGCCTAGCCACCTTGTCTTTGATCCATTTTTCAACAGATGGAAAAACAAATTTGCTAATATCACCACCCAATTGCGCTATTTCACGCACAATCGTGCCGGAAATAAACTGATATTGATCGGCTGGCGTCATAAACATCATCTCAATATCAGGCATTAAGTATCGATTCATGCCCGCCATTTGAAACTCATACTCAAAATCTGACACCGCCCGCAAGCCGCGCACAATCACACGCGCTCCGTGACTGCGCACAAAATCTTTGAGTAAGCCCTTAAAGCTTTTGACCTGCACATTAGAGTAATGCCCCAACACTTCATGCGCAATCGCTAAGCGCTCTTCTAGCGTGAAAAAAGGCTGTTTATTGCGGCTATCGGCAACTCCGATAATGAGTTTATCAAAAATACTAGAGGCACGACGCACAATATCCTCGTGGCCGCGCGTGAACGGGTCAAAAGTCCCCGGATAAACTGCAACGATCATGCCGCGCCCCCCTCAAAAGGCAAAATATCCCCGGCCTGGCTAGCCAGATAACGCAATAAATGATAATGCACAGCCCCTGCCCTACCGCGTCGCACAACACTCCACCCGCGCTGCACGGGCTCTGACGCAGGTAGGTTACCTGCCGCTTTAGCTTCCGTTTGCAATATCAATTGTTTACCCTGGGCTAACGGCTTAGAAGATTCAATATAGATTGCGCCCCCTTGCCGCACCAGCGGCAAACACACATTTAATGCGGGCTCAAGTAAATTCGTGGCGAACGGAGGATCAAGGAAAATTAGATCAAAACTACCTGCAGCAAGTCCGCGCGCAAATTTAAGCGCGTCAGCATGTACAATTTCCACGGTATGAGCCGCCAGTTTCTCTTGATTGCGCCGTAGTTGCTGCACAATCCGCCGTTGCCGCTCGATCATCAGCACGCGCGCTGCGCCGCGCGAAGCCGCCTCAAAACCTAATGCGCCGCTACCCGCGAATAAATCCAAACACACCAACCCATCCAACGCCTGGCCCAGCCAATTGAATAACGTTTCCCGCACCCGGTCGGGGGTTGGCCGTAATTCGTTCAGATCCAGCACCGGCAAATGCGTGCGCTTCCAAGCCCCGCCAATGATGCGCACCGAATGCGCTGCGGGGCGCGCAGCCCCACTAGAAAATTCAGATGAAATAACCATGCTAGCTCAATTTTAGCGCACTACTCTGGTGCGCCTACTAATACTGTCACCATCTTGTCTAAATTGACATGTTTGGCGAATACGGCTTGTGCTTCCTCACGCGTCACCGCGTTCACACGCGCGGTCCAGGTGTTCAAATAATCCAGCGGCAACCCATAAAAACCTATGGTCGCCACAATTCCCAAGCGTTTTCCATTACTGTCAAGTTGCAGTGGGAAGCTGTTGACCAAGTAATTTTTGGCGGCCTCTAATTCTGCTTGCGTAGGCCCTTGGGCAATAAATTTTGCGAGTGTTGCACGCACCACTGCCAGCGCCTCAGGCACCTGATCTTTCTGCGTTTGCAAGCTAATCTGGAAGCGGCCAGGCTGCGCTGCTGGCACAAAAGTACTATATACGCCATAGGATAAACCACGCTGCTCGCGCACTTCATGCCCAAGTCGAGAGATTAAGGTACCGCCACCCAACACTTGGTTCGCCACGAGCAGCGCAAAATAATCTGGGTCGCCCCGCGCTATAGCTGGCGCTCCAAGCAAAATATGCGCTTGCAAGGCTGAATTCGGCACTTTAATTTCGCGCGGGCTCGCCAACGGAACCACTGGGGGCAGCACTGCTCTTGGCGCGCCAGGCGGTAACGCGCGCATCAGTTGCTCCGCGATGCGCTCAGCTTGTAACCGGTCACAGTCGCCCACAATGCTTAAGACTGCATGCTGAGCGTCATAATGCGTTCGATAAAACGCGGACAAAGCTGCCGGCGTTAGGGTTGAGATACCTTTGGGATCAGGCGATGCGCCATATGGGTGCGCCCCAAATACTGCTGCGCTGAAGGTTTTTTCAGCTTGCACTTGCGGGCGACTTGACCGTTCCTTAAGAACCGTAATAATCCGCTGCTTTTCACGCGCCAGTTTTTTTTCCGGAAAAGACGGACATTGCAAGAGTGCCGCAAAAGTCGCTAGCGCAGCATCGCGCTTGGGTGCAATCGATAACGTGCGCAGACGCAAAGCCGCGCTATCTTCATCTACTGTATCCGAGACCACGCCACCTAGATCGGCAAAATGATTTTCAATCTGAGCTTCCGTTAAGCCTAAGCACCCTTGCGTCGCGCGCGTACCCGTACGCAAGATGCGCGCCGTCATTGCAGCTAGACCGCTACGACTAGGCGGATCATAACGGCTGCCCGCATCAAAATTGACTTGAATATCCAGCATTGGGATCGCATGATCTTCAACCAGCAGCACTTTCGCTCCTGACGTGGTGCGCCATTGTTGAATCAATGGCTCAGCCAACACCGCGGAAGGTCGCCCCAGCATAATGGCGGCCAAAAAGGTCGCAAAAGCTAAATATAAGAATTGAGTTCTGATCCGCATCCTGATTCACTCCATTAGTTTTTCTGCGTCAGGTTTTTCAGGTGCGTGACAGAGCGCACTGGTTGCGGCACAAGCGTCGCCACCGTCAACTGGTCATCTGTGAAATAGCGCGCCGCGACGGCTTGCACCTCCTGCGCCGTCACCGCATTTAAGGCTTCGTCCATGTGCTCGATGGTGCGCCATGAATGCCCGGCCATTTCCGTTAAACCCATCTCCATGACTTGGCTAAATACGGAATCTCGCTCGTATACACGCGCCGCATACAATTGCGTTTTGACACGTTGCAATTCCTCCGCACCAACGCCATTTTGGGCAATCTTCTTTAACTCACTACGCAAAGCCGCCTCTAATTCTTTGACCGATTTACCCTGCGCTGGCAGCGCGCTGAGGGTAAATAATTGTGGCCCACGCGCTACCATGCTGTAAGAGGCATCGACCCCATCAGCCAGACGTTGTTCGCGCACCAGATGTTTTTCAAGCCGCGCATTCGGATAGCCGTCAAGCACTGCGGCTAACACACTAAGAGCGTAAGCATCGTGCTTGGCCGTAGGATTTTCTTCTAATGGGACGGTCTTAAATGCCAAGGTGACACGCGGCACACTGACTGAAGCCTTAAGCACGATCCGCTTTAAGCCATGCTGTGGCGGTTCATTCTGCGGTTTGCGCAGAGGTAATGGCCGCGCCGGAATCGCCCCAAACCAACGCTCAGCTTGCGCGCGAACGGAAGCCGGATCGACATCTCCTGCCACCACCAACAAGGCATTGTTCGGCGCGTACCAGCGCTCATACCAGGCACGAGCATCCAGCCAGGTCATATGATGTAAATCATCCTGCCAGCCAATCAC belongs to Mycoavidus sp. B2-EB and includes:
- a CDS encoding pitrilysin family protein, which produces MRAYGLPSGIGIATLVCVASVSAADLKAEAAAEVRYTLPTTEFALANGLRVIVREDHRAPTVMQMLFYKAGSLDELSGTTGVAHVLEHMMFRGTQQVGPGEFSRRVAALGGSENAFTMQDCTAYFTRIEKSHLPDIMELEADRMHNLALTRETFDREIRVVMEERRLSVEDKPEALLAEALRATAYSASPARWPVIGWQDDLHHMTWLDARAWYERWYAPNNALLVVAGDVDPASVRAQAERWFGAIPARPLPLRKPQNEPPQHGLKRIVLKASVSVPRVTLAFKTVPLEENPTAKHDAYALSVLAAVLDGYPNARLEKHLVREQRLADGVDASYSMVARGPQLFTLSALPAQGKSVKELEAALRSELKKIAQNGVGAEELQRVKTQLYAARVYERDSVFSQVMEMGLTEMAGHSWRTIEHMDEALNAVTAQEVQAVAARYFTDDQLTVATLVPQPVRSVTHLKNLTQKN